Proteins encoded together in one Felis catus isolate Fca126 chromosome B3, F.catus_Fca126_mat1.0, whole genome shotgun sequence window:
- the KBTBD13 gene encoding kelch repeat and BTB domain-containing protein 13 produces MPRAPEAPPVQVWVGGQLFQAERALLVEHCGFFRGLFRSGMRETRAAEVRLGALSAGGFHTMLQVLRGERPALAAADELLQAVECAAFLQAPALARFLEHSLTSDNCALLCDAAAVFGLHDVFHSAALFIRDGAHDLAAELALPEARAYVAALRPSSYVAVSTHTPAPGFLEDASRTLCYLDEEEDAWRTLAALPLEASTLLAGVATLGNKLYIVGGVRGASKEVVELGFCYDPASGTWREFPSPHQPRYDTALAGFDGRLYAIGGEFQRMPMSSVERYDPAAGCWSFVADLPQPAAGVPCAQACGRLFVCLWRPADTTAIVEYTVRADTWLPVAELRRPQSYGHCMVAHRDSLYVVRNGPSDDFLHCAIDCFNLATGQWTALPGQFVNSKGALFTAVVRGDTVYTVNRMFTLLYAIEGGTWRLLREKAGFPRPGSLQTFLLRLPPGAPGPVASTTPEL; encoded by the coding sequence ATGCCGCGGGCCCCAGAGGCCCCCCCGGTGCAAGTGTGGGTGGGCGGCCAGCTCTTCCAGGCCGAGCGGGCCCTGCTGGTGGAGCACTGCGGCTTCTTCCGTGGCCTTTTCCGCTCCGGCATGCGGGAGACGCGCGCGGCCGAGGTGCGCCTGGGCGCGCTGAGCGCCGGCGGCTTCCACACCATGCTGCAGGTGCTGCGCGGCGAGCGGCCGGCGCTGGCGGCCGCCGACGAGCTGCTGCAGGCCGTGGAGTGCGCCGCCTTCCTGCAGGCGCCAGCGCTGGCGCGCTTTCTGGAGCACAGCCTCACGTCGGACAACTGCGCGCTGCTGTGCGACGCGGCCGCCGTCTTCGGCCTGCACGACGTATTCCACAGCGCCGCGCTCTTCATCCGCGACGGCGCGCACGATCTGGCGGCCGAGCTGGCGCTGCCCGAGGCGCGCGCCTACGTAGCGGCGCTGCGGCCCAGCAGCTACGTGGCCGTGAGCACGCACACGCCGGCGCCCGGCTTCCTGGAGGACGCGTCGCGCACGCTGTGCTACCTAGACGAGGAGGAAGACGCGTGGCGCACGCTGGCCGCGCTGCCCCTGGAGGCCAGCACGCTGCTGGCGGGTGTAGCCACGCTGGGCAACAAGCTGTATATCGTGGGTGGCGTGAGGGGCGCCAGCAAGGAGGTGGTGGAACTGGGCTTCTGCTATGACCCGGCCAGCGGCACGTGGCGCGAATTCCCCAGCCCGCACCAGCCGCGCTACGACACGGCGCTGGCTGGCTTCGATGGCCGCCTCTACGCCATAGGCGGCGAGTTCCAGAGGATGCCCATGAGCTCTGTGGAGCGCTACGACCCCGCTGCGGGTTGCTGGAGCTTCGTAGCCGACCTGCCGCAGCCGGCTGCCGGCGTGCCCTGCGCCCAGGCATGTGGCCGCCTCTTCGTGTGTCTATGGAGGCCGGCTGACACCACGGCCATAGTGGAGTACACTGTGCGGGCCGACACGTGGCTGCCGGTGGCCGAGCTGCGGCGCCCGCAGAGCTACGGCCACTGCATGGTGGCCCATCGCGACAGCCTCTATGTGGTGCGCAATGGACCTTCCGACGACTTCCTACACTGCGCCATCGACTGCTTCAACTTGGCCACGGGCCAGTGGACGGCGCTGCCTGGCCAGTTTGTCAACAGCAAGGGAGCTCTCTTCACAGCGGTGGTGCGCGGCGATACAGTCTATACGGTCAACCGCATGTTTACGCTGCTCTATGCCATCGAGGGTGGCACCTGGAGGTTGCTCAGGGAGAAGGCCGGTTTCCCAAGGCCCGGCTCCTTGCAGACCTTTCTTCTTAGGCTGCCTCCTGGCGCCCCGGGGCCTGTGGCCTCAACGACACCAGaactgtga